The following proteins are encoded in a genomic region of candidate division TA06 bacterium:
- a CDS encoding PhzF family phenazine biosynthesis protein, producing the protein MNLIFYIVDVFAEKKYAGNQLAVVRNASALSVDEMQAIAKEMNYSETTFILFDGERDGGYDVRIFTPENELPFAGHPTLGTAFIIQREIVGKPVGTVVLNLGVGKIPVTFEYESEGKSLLWMEQIEPTFGSTLAPGAVSEVLNLNETEIDEQFPVQEVSTGVPTIIVSLKSLDALKQAQIDRDKYFSLVEKTEGKGVLIFCPETRNSGNDLSVRFFADYFGVPEDPATGSANGCLAGYLVKHRYFGKDQIDIRVEQGYEIGRPSLLLLRAGEKEGRIDVSVGGRVFTVAEGKLV; encoded by the coding sequence ATGAATCTCATTTTCTACATAGTTGACGTCTTTGCCGAGAAGAAGTATGCAGGTAATCAGCTGGCGGTGGTGAGGAACGCCAGCGCCCTCTCCGTTGATGAGATGCAGGCGATTGCGAAAGAGATGAACTATTCTGAGACGACCTTCATACTTTTCGATGGGGAACGGGACGGCGGGTACGACGTCCGCATCTTCACTCCTGAAAATGAACTGCCGTTTGCCGGCCATCCGACATTGGGAACGGCCTTCATAATACAGCGTGAGATTGTTGGAAAGCCTGTTGGAACGGTAGTGCTGAACCTAGGGGTGGGGAAGATCCCGGTGACCTTTGAGTATGAAAGCGAAGGGAAGAGCTTGTTGTGGATGGAGCAGATCGAGCCAACGTTCGGGAGCACATTGGCCCCAGGAGCAGTTTCTGAAGTACTGAACCTGAATGAGACTGAGATCGATGAGCAATTTCCAGTTCAAGAGGTCTCAACAGGTGTACCTACCATTATTGTTTCCCTGAAGAGCCTCGACGCATTGAAGCAGGCGCAGATAGACAGGGACAAATACTTCAGTCTTGTGGAAAAAACCGAGGGCAAGGGTGTCCTCATCTTCTGTCCCGAAACCCGCAACAGTGGAAATGACTTGAGCGTCAGGTTCTTTGCAGATTACTTTGGGGTACCCGAAGATCCGGCCACAGGAAGCGCAAACGGGTGCCTTGCAGGATACTTGGTCAAACACCGGTACTTCGGAAAAGACCAGATCGACATTCGGGTTGAACAGGGCTATGAGATAGGCAGGCCTTCGTTACTTCTCTTGAGAGCAGGGGAGAAAGAAGGCAGAATAGATGTATCGGTCGGTGGCAGGGTGTTTACCGTTGCTGAAGGGAAACTTGTCTAG